Proteins encoded together in one Halalkaliarchaeum sp. AArc-CO window:
- a CDS encoding MATE family efflux transporter: MTTGAISPRLFRLAWPLVLGNLLQTLYNLADMFWVGRVSPEAVAAVSLMFPLSWMFVSTAMGLTAATIALVSQHVGAGNDRRADRVVSQTVLLATVVSIALAAVGLLSRHWLLYWIGARDQVYVEALAYIEVIFLTLPLTFLFFAFRSSLQGAGDTKTAMWLVAVSAGINIVIDPFLILGWGPFPAMGTRGAAVATFLSRLVAAVVGIYILVKGSWGIQLHVGDLWPDREILGKLVEVGYPATIDGWARSFAAVALAALVARFGPAATAAYGIGVRLMSVSWTVSGAVGQATATGVGQNLGAGTPDRAVAVTRTATLSTMAILFAAGGLVWVFPEIAIAIFVDDAAVIDEGIVFLRIVALAWGFFGGLMVIQGAFRGAGHTKVAMALSMLSRWIFRIPAAVYLSFAWTVTIPGTTITVSALDWGVEGLWWAFAASATASFFVGVAWFARGGWKEGVVEREIETTTGSAEDDPTMDD, from the coding sequence ATGACCACAGGGGCGATAAGCCCGCGGCTTTTCCGGCTGGCGTGGCCGCTGGTCCTGGGGAACCTGCTGCAGACGCTGTACAACCTCGCGGACATGTTCTGGGTGGGGCGGGTGAGCCCGGAGGCCGTCGCCGCCGTGTCGCTCATGTTTCCGCTGTCGTGGATGTTCGTCTCGACGGCGATGGGGCTCACGGCGGCGACGATCGCGCTCGTGTCCCAGCACGTCGGCGCGGGCAACGACCGCCGGGCCGACAGGGTGGTCTCCCAGACGGTGCTTCTGGCGACGGTGGTGTCGATCGCGCTCGCGGCGGTCGGTCTGCTGTCCCGGCACTGGCTGTTGTACTGGATCGGCGCGCGCGACCAGGTGTACGTCGAGGCGCTGGCCTACATCGAGGTGATCTTTCTCACGCTGCCGCTGACGTTCCTGTTTTTCGCGTTCCGGTCGTCGTTGCAGGGCGCCGGCGACACGAAGACGGCGATGTGGCTGGTGGCCGTCTCGGCGGGGATCAACATCGTGATCGACCCGTTTCTCATCCTCGGGTGGGGGCCGTTCCCGGCGATGGGAACCCGCGGCGCCGCGGTCGCGACGTTCCTCTCGCGGCTCGTCGCCGCGGTCGTCGGGATCTACATCCTCGTGAAGGGGTCGTGGGGGATCCAGCTCCACGTCGGCGACCTGTGGCCCGACCGGGAGATCCTCGGCAAGCTCGTCGAGGTCGGCTATCCGGCCACCATCGACGGCTGGGCGCGGTCGTTCGCGGCGGTGGCGCTTGCGGCGCTGGTCGCCAGGTTCGGTCCGGCCGCGACGGCCGCCTACGGGATCGGCGTCAGGCTGATGTCCGTCTCATGGACCGTTTCGGGGGCCGTCGGACAGGCGACCGCGACCGGCGTCGGACAGAACCTCGGTGCCGGCACGCCGGACCGGGCGGTCGCGGTGACCCGCACGGCGACGCTCTCGACGATGGCGATCCTGTTTGCGGCAGGTGGGCTCGTCTGGGTCTTCCCCGAGATCGCGATCGCGATCTTCGTCGACGACGCCGCGGTGATCGACGAAGGGATCGTCTTCCTGCGCATCGTCGCGCTGGCGTGGGGCTTCTTCGGCGGACTGATGGTGATCCAGGGGGCGTTCCGCGGTGCGGGTCACACCAAGGTGGCGATGGCGCTGTCGATGCTCTCGCGGTGGATCTTCCGGATCCCGGCGGCGGTGTACCTCTCGTTCGCCTGGACGGTGACGATTCCGGGGACGACGATCACCGTTTCGGCGCTCGACTGGGGCGTCGAGGGGCTGTGGTGGGCGTTCGCGGCCTCGGCGACCGCCTCGTTCTTCGTCGGCGTGGCCTGGTTCGCCCGTGGCGGCTGGAAGGAGGGGGTCGTCGAGAGGGAGATCGAGACCACGACTGGCAGCGCCGAGGACGACCCGACCATGGACGATTGA
- the mutL gene encoding DNA mismatch repair endonuclease MutL — MTDGPPTGAEGPETNAEGPETDADEPPTIRQLDERTVQQIAAGEVVERPASVVKELVENSLDAGADRISVSIRAGGTEAIRVRDDGVGIPREQLPEAVAQHATSKIGDVDDLAGGVATLGFRGEALHAIGAVSRLTVRSRPLDDEVGAELTVEGGDAGEVRRVGCPGGTTIEVRDLFFNTPARKKFLATETTETDRVGTVVTQYALANPDVAVSFEVDDRERFATPGDGNLRSAVLSIYGREVAEGMIAVEFDAAATDLDTPVDRVHGLVSEPEVNRATREYLATFVNDRYVTVSELRNAVLSAYGGQLAPERYPFAVLFVELPTGAVDANVHPRKLEVRFDDPEAVQSAVETAVSDALLEHGILRSSAPRGRSSPAETPVSPEETSVSPEAPDEVAEFDEAAADIDEGPGDLSGAGAESTTGTDVDVSDVVDDTGTGDDTGTGDDTGTGDDTGTGDDTGTGDDTGTGDDTGATDEVETGDTQSVSPADEDGWTVDGIDRSGAAGIADRGSDTSMGPDDDASIGSDENARRIIDGTFDASEPTSQRTLSGETTDAERAYESLPRLSILGQLFDTYVLGEADDGLVLIDQHAADERINYERLRGAFADGPPAQALAEPVELELTAREATLFDADGTADRLAEFGFEADRVDDRTVEVSAVPAVFDAALEPELLRDVLVGLARTDANAGESVLEAVDDLLADLACYPSVTGNTGLTDGSVVELLSKLDDCENPYACPHGRPTVIELSRGEIEDRFERDYPGHAGRRAE; from the coding sequence ATGACTGACGGGCCACCGACGGGTGCCGAGGGACCGGAGACGAACGCGGAGGGACCGGAGACGGACGCCGACGAACCGCCGACGATCCGACAGCTCGACGAGCGAACCGTCCAGCAGATCGCCGCCGGCGAGGTCGTCGAGCGTCCCGCCTCCGTCGTGAAGGAACTCGTGGAGAACAGCCTCGACGCCGGCGCCGACAGGATTTCGGTGTCGATCCGTGCGGGCGGAACCGAGGCGATCCGCGTGCGCGACGACGGCGTCGGAATCCCCCGCGAGCAGCTCCCCGAGGCGGTCGCCCAACATGCCACCTCCAAGATCGGCGACGTCGACGACCTCGCGGGTGGGGTCGCCACCCTCGGGTTTCGGGGGGAGGCGTTGCACGCGATCGGCGCCGTTTCGCGGCTCACCGTCCGGTCGCGACCCCTGGACGACGAGGTCGGTGCCGAACTGACCGTCGAGGGTGGCGACGCCGGTGAGGTCCGCCGGGTCGGCTGTCCAGGAGGGACGACAATCGAGGTGCGGGACCTGTTTTTCAACACCCCCGCACGGAAGAAGTTCCTCGCCACCGAGACGACCGAAACCGACCGCGTCGGGACAGTCGTCACCCAGTACGCCCTCGCGAACCCCGACGTCGCGGTTTCCTTCGAGGTGGACGACCGAGAGCGGTTCGCGACTCCGGGCGACGGAAACCTCCGGTCTGCGGTGCTGTCGATCTACGGCCGGGAGGTCGCCGAGGGGATGATCGCGGTGGAGTTCGATGCCGCCGCCACCGACCTCGACACGCCAGTCGATCGCGTCCACGGGCTCGTCTCCGAGCCCGAAGTGAACCGTGCGACCCGGGAGTATCTCGCGACGTTCGTCAACGACAGGTACGTGACCGTAAGCGAGCTCCGGAACGCGGTACTGTCCGCCTACGGTGGACAGCTCGCCCCCGAGCGATATCCCTTCGCCGTGCTGTTCGTCGAACTCCCGACCGGGGCGGTCGACGCGAACGTCCACCCCAGGAAGCTCGAGGTCCGGTTCGACGACCCGGAGGCGGTTCAATCGGCCGTCGAAACTGCCGTCAGCGACGCGCTTCTAGAGCACGGCATCCTCCGGTCGTCGGCGCCACGGGGACGGTCGTCCCCCGCGGAGACGCCGGTGTCGCCGGAGGAAACATCGGTGTCGCCGGAGGCCCCCGACGAAGTCGCGGAGTTCGACGAGGCTGCGGCCGATATCGACGAGGGGCCCGGAGACCTCTCGGGAGCGGGTGCCGAATCGACGACCGGAACGGACGTCGACGTCAGCGATGTCGTCGACGACACAGGTACGGGAGACGACACAGGTACGGGAGACGACACAGGTACGGGAGACGACACAGGTACGGGAGACGACACAGGTACGGGAGACGACACAGGTACGGGAGACGACACAGGCGCCACTGACGAGGTCGAAACCGGAGACACCCAAAGCGTCTCCCCGGCGGACGAGGACGGGTGGACCGTCGACGGGATCGATCGCTCCGGGGCGGCGGGGATCGCCGACCGGGGAAGCGACACCTCGATGGGCCCCGACGATGACGCGTCGATCGGTTCCGACGAGAACGCTCGACGGATTATCGACGGAACGTTCGACGCCTCGGAGCCGACGAGCCAGCGGACTCTCTCGGGGGAGACGACCGACGCCGAGCGAGCCTACGAGTCGCTCCCGCGGCTGTCGATCCTCGGCCAGCTGTTCGACACCTACGTGCTCGGCGAGGCCGACGACGGGCTCGTGTTGATCGACCAGCACGCCGCCGACGAGCGGATCAACTACGAGCGGCTCCGGGGAGCGTTCGCCGACGGTCCGCCGGCCCAGGCGCTCGCCGAGCCGGTCGAACTCGAACTCACCGCGCGGGAGGCGACGCTTTTCGACGCCGACGGGACGGCCGATCGCCTCGCCGAGTTCGGGTTCGAGGCCGACCGCGTCGACGACCGTACCGTGGAAGTGAGTGCGGTCCCGGCGGTGTTCGACGCCGCGCTCGAGCCGGAACTCCTCCGTGACGTGCTCGTCGGACTCGCACGCACCGACGCCAACGCGGGCGAGTCCGTCCTCGAAGCTGTCGACGACCTGCTGGCTGACCTGGCGTGTTACCCCTCAGTGACCGGAAACACCGGACTCACTGACGGTTCGGTCGTGGAACTGCTCTCAAAACTGGACGACTGTGAGAACCCATATGCGTGTCCGCACGGGCGGCCGACCGTCATCGAACTTTCTCGGGGGGAGATCGAGGACCGGTTCGAGCGGGACTATCCGGGACACGCCGGACGGCGCGCGGAGTGA